The following coding sequences lie in one Populus nigra chromosome 15, ddPopNigr1.1, whole genome shotgun sequence genomic window:
- the LOC133673752 gene encoding very-long-chain aldehyde decarbonylase CER3, with product MVGPLSAWPWENLGIYKYLLYGPLVGKVLHTRTQEGSFKDDWCLHILIICIARALLHQLWNSFVNMLFLTRTRRINRQGYDFKQIDKEWDWDNFILLQALIASISCYIYPPFIENVPLWNTKGFITILALHVGISEPLYYWVHRCFHKGYLFTQYHSTHHSSPVLHPYTGANATFLEHLALSTVIGIPIIGSHMMGYGSRSMIYGYPLVFDFLRCLGHSNVEVVPHQLFETLPFLRYLLYTPTYHSLHHTDMGTNFCLFMPFFDAIWKTLNNKSWELHKKLSSDTGKDRRTIPDFVFLAHVVDVSSSIHAPFVIRSYASLPYQTRLFLLVCWPSAFIVMLMMWVWSKTFLVSFYNLRGRLHETWSVPRFGFQYFLPFAKEGINKHIEQAILRADRLGVKIISLAALNKNEALNGGGTLFVNKHPNLRVRVVHGNTLTAAVILNEIPEDVKEVFLTGATSKLGRAIALYLSQRRVRVLMLTSSTERFEKIQKEAPLEYQSYFVQVTKYQAARSCKTWIVGKWITPREQSWAPTGTHFHQFVVPPIFSFRRDCTYGDLAAMRLPDDVQGLGNCEYTMDRGVVHACHAGGVVHLLEGWTHHEVGALDVDRIDVVWNAALKHGLKPVSYSTKQNSM from the exons ATGGTTGGTCCTTTGTCAGCTTGGCCTTGGGAGAACCTGGGCATTTATAAG TATCTGCTCTACGGACCTCTTGTTGGTAAAGTCTTGCATACAAGGACTCAAGAGGGTTCTTTCAAGGATGATTGGTGTCTCCATATTTTGATTATATGTATTGCTAGAGCTCTTCTTCATCAACTGTGGAACAGTTTTGTCAACATGCTTTTCCTAACACGTACTCGCCGGATTAATCGACAAGGCTATGATTTCAAGCAGATAGACAAAGAGTGGGATTG GGATAATTTCATACTTCTTCAAGCTCTCATTGCTTCCATTTCATGTTACATCTACCCACCATTTATTGAAAATGTTCCTCTATGGAACACAAAAGGTTTTATTACCATTTTGGCACTCCATGTGGGAATTTCAGAGCCCCTATACTATTGGGTTCACAGATGCTTTCATAAAGGTTATCTCTTCACCCAGTACCATTCAACCCACCATTCTTCTCCAGTGTTACATCCTTATACAG GTGCAAATGCAACCTTTTTGGAGCATCTCGCTCTATCCACAGTCATTGGAATTCCAATAATTGGATCTCATATGATGGGATACGGatcaagaagcatgatttaTGGGTATcccttggtgtttgattttcttAGATGCTTGGGGCATAGCAATGTGGAGGTTGTTCCTCATCAATTGTTTGAGACCCTTCCCTTTCTTAGATATCTTCTCTACACTCCAAC ATACCACAGCCTGCACCATACAGACATGGGCACCAATTTCTGCCTCTTCATGCCATTCTTTGATGCAATATGGAAGACACTTAATAACAAGTCTTGGGAACTGCACAAGAAATTGAGCTCAGATACAG GAAAAGACAGGAGAACTATACCTGATTTCGTTTTCTTAGCACATGTTGTGGATGTATCATCTTCAATACATGCCCCTTTTGTCATACGATCGTAtgcttcattgccttaccagacTAGGCTCTTTTTACTGGTTTGCTGGCCTTCGGCATTTATTGTTATGCTTATGATGTGGGTCTGGTCTAAGACCTTCCTAGTCTCTTTCTATAATCTCAGAGGCAGGTTGCATGAGACATGGAGCGTTCCTAGATTCGGCTTTCAG TATTTCTTGCCATTTGCTAAAGAGGGTATCAACAAGCACATCGAACAGGCCATTCTCAGGGCTGATAGGCTCGGGGTCAAGATCATTAGCCTTGCTGCATTGAACAAG AATGAAGCTCTGAATGGAGGTGGTACACTGTTTGTGAACAAGCACCCAAACCTTAGAGTTCGAGTTGTCCATGGAAATACCTTAACTGCTGCAGTTATTCTCAATGAAATCCCTGAGGATGTGAAAGAAGTGTTTTTAACAGGAGCAACTTCCAAACTTGGAAGAGCTATTGCCCTCTACCTCAGCCAAAGGAGAGTAAGAGTCCTA ATGCTGACTTCATCAACAGAAAGATTTGAAAAAATTCAGAAAGAGGCCCCACTCGAATATCAAAGTTATTTTGTCCAAGTGACGAAGTATCAGGCTGCTCGTAGTTGCAAG ACCTGGATCGTGGGAAAGTGGATCACACCAAGGGAGCAAAGTTGGGCTCCAACAGGAACACATTTCCATCAATTTGTGGTGCCCCCCATTTTTTCCTTCAGAAGAGACTGCACTTATGGTGATCTTGCAGCCATGAGACTACCTGACGATGTTCAAGGGCTTGGAAACTGCGAG TATACCATGGACAGAGGAGTAGTCCACGCATGCCATGCAGGTGGTGTGGTTCACCTGCTAGAAGGCTGGACTCACCATGAAGTTGGGGCACTTGATGTCGACAGAATCGACGTGGTTTGGAATGCTGCATTAAAGCATGGCTTGAAACCAGTCTCATACTCCACCAAACAAAACTCCATGTGA